GCAAAGGCAACTGTATACAATCCTGGAAACAGCCATCGCAAAATGACCATTGGAATCATACTGGACGGAGCGAGTTAGAGATCGTATGTTACAGAAAGAATCCGCGAAGCCTTGAATTTGCCTGTGGTACACTCAGAGTCATTAACAATCAATCCCTTTGGTTCAAACACTGGAATTCACCAGCAGTGCAAAGTAGTTAACTTATGTATGGGAACTCTGGATAGTGATGATGTAACATTATCTGCTATTTGCGTCCCTGTCATTAGTTCTCCGGTTCAAGGCCAGTGTCCCAGACAGGCAATGAGTAGTTACACCCATCTTGCTGGCTTGACTTTAGCTAATGACTGTGAAGGAGAGGCAAACATTGACATACTGGTTGGCGTAGATCAATACTGGAACTTTGTCACAGGCAGACTCATCCGAGGGGATTCAGGCCGGACAGCCATCCTCACCAAGCTGGGTTGGGTCTTATCTGGGCCAGTTCATTATCAAGCGCCGTCAAGCACCACTGTTAATCTGGCAAGTACACGTGTTGAAATGTCAAGTCTCAAACCATCCAGATCCTGACCTGCTAGAGAGCAAGCTTGAAAGATTCTGGAGGCTTGAAAGTCTTGGCATAGTTCCTAATGAAAGCAGTGTTTATGATGACTTCCAGCAACGCATACGTTTTGATGGCCAGAGATATGAGGTCAACCTTCCCTGGAAAGAGCCACAACACATAACTACAGTCTCAGCAAGAGTCGTCTGGTGTCTCTCCTATCCAGATTAAGGAATGATCCTAGAGTGCTCAAAGAGTATCATGCAGTTATTCAGGAACAAGTGAACGCTGGTGTAGTTGAAAGGGTTGAAGAAGATGGTCCGGGGGAAGTAGGAGAAGTGCATTATCTGGCCCATCATCCAGTGGTTTGTCAGgataaacaaacaaccaaagtgaggctagtTTATGATGCTTCAGCGAAAAAGAGTGGAGGTCCGTCATTGAATGACTGTTTATATTTCTGGTCCATTACTGTAGCACGGATCACGTCGAAGATTTATGACCCCATGGGTTTCATTACCCCAGTGACTGTCAAAATGAAACTGCTTTGCCAAAGCTTGTGTAAGAAGAAGATGGGGTGAGATGAAGTACTGGATGAAACGTCAAGAAAGATTTGGAGAAATCTACTGAAGAGCCTGAAGGAGGCAGAGCCAATCAGGGTGCCACGGTTCTACTTCTTTGGTGTCGCAGGGAGGGTGCGGTCGACAAGCCCACAGGGTTTCTGAGATGCACCAGTCAATGCAGCTGTAGTGTACTGAAAGATAGGAACGGTAGATGAAACCTCAAGTTTGTGATGTCGAAGACAAGAGTTGCACCACTTGTTGAGCAAACAATCCCACGCCTTGAACTGCTCTCAGCATTGTTTTGGCCCGACTTATTTCTCATATCCGATCCGTCTTGGAAGAGTTCATTCCAATTTCCCATGTAACATGCTGGTCGGACTCAGAAGTAGCACTGTATTGGATTCGTGGAGAAGACCGGGAATGGAAACAGTTTGTTCAGAACAGGGTATGTGAGATCAGAAGTCTTGTGCCACCAAATGCCTGGAGGCATTGCTCAAGGAAGGACAACCCAGCCGACATAGCATCGCGTGGAACATCACCAGTAATCTTGGCCGGGAGCACATGGGTTTCAGGACCAGAGTGGTTGAAGTCGTACGAAGAGGCAATGCAGACCAGTGAAGAAACCACCAAGGTCAAACCAGCTCCTGTTGAATCTCTACAGGAAGCGAAGAAGGAACATCGTGAGCTAGCATCAAATCTACCTTGGTCATCACTTCTTACAGGATCCTCTAGCATGGCGGTGAGTGCCGTTATTGATTGCAAGTAATTCAGTCACCTACACAGATTGCTAACAATCACAGCTCTTGTTTTGAGATTTACACGAAAACTGAAGTCCAAGGGGCGGGAGCCCGGACTTGTCCCAGTAGACATCACAGCAGAGGATATCGTAAGCGGGAGAACTTTGGATTAGAGATATTCTTTGGAACTTTGGATTAGAGATATTCAAATCGATTTAACGTCAAGTGCGAAGTTCAAGAACTGGGAATGAGAATTTGGAGTGTTTTCAGGCCCAAACGGAATCCTGAGATGTGGTGGAAGGCTTGGAAATGCAGATTTATCAGAGTTACAGAAACACCTTGCCTTGTTGGACGCAAACCATCATGTCACCTCACTCATCGTAAGAGCTTGTCATGAAAGAGTCCACCATAATGGTGTTAAAGAGACACTGACTGAATTGCGTTCAAGATTCTGGATTGTAAGGGGAAGACAAGTTGTAAAGAAGCTTTTGCATGAATGCACAATTTGTCGCCGTCTACAAGGAAAGCCCTACAGTCCACCTACAGCGCCATCCTTGCCATCGTTCAGGATCACAAAGGAGCAACCATTCACCTTCACAGGTGTGAACTTCGCAGGCCCCCTCTATGTAAAGGAGAACGGTGAAATGTGTAGGAATTGTGTCTCAGTACACACTTGTGCAGTCTCCAGAGCTGTACACCTTGACACTGTTCCTTATTTGACAGCAGAGGCCTTCATCCGAAACTTTGGTCTATTTTCATTGATATGATTGCGCCGAAAGGGCCACGCGCGATGCGTAAATTAACACGCTTTTTTCTCCAGAGACCATCGTAACACCCATGGGTATTGGGCAGAGTATTTATTCTATCTCCACACTTGTAATCGCCCTGATTTGCGTTCATGCCCCGACAGGTCGCTACAGAACCCCCTTTTTTGTGTCGTTTTCCACGTTTCCGTCGTTGAGCCTTTTCTTATGGCTGAAGTTCCTGTTCCTATCCTTCCAGGCGTTTTGGTGGTCGATCTTCCGGCTGCCGAAGGCGCAGCCGAAGTTCCTGCTGCCGGTGATAATCTAGTTGTTCCCGCTGAAGAGGTAAGCTGGGTTCTCTCGCCTTACTGTGGGTTTGTTGTTGGCTTCGTGGTCCAATTTCGAAATGTGTAGCGGGTGTCGCCTTTgctttcacggcgtgtgtcgcctctcaagttttcatggcgtgtgtctaTGGACTTCCTACGGTTGAGCATGAAAAACTACAACGGGTTCAGAACATCGCAGCTCGTTTAATCACAGGAAGCAGTCGGAGAGACCATATAACTCCAGTGCTTAAGAACCTGCATTGGCTTCCTGTTAAGTTACGCATCACTTTTAAGATTTTACTCTTAACCTACAAAATTTTTAATGGTCAATCGCCTAGTTATCTTACTTCGCTTGTCAGTTCTTATAAACCAGTTCGTTCTTTACGTTCATCTgatcttttaatttttacaagttCCGAATGTCATGACAGCCACTTATGgtcaaagaacattctcttaTTGCGCCCCGAAACTTTGGAACAGCCTGCCTAAATCTTTGAAAGAGTCTGAGACTGTGACTATTTTTAAGAAgaaacttaaaacatttctcttttgcgattattttaaCTTTTAGGTAGCGATACGATTTTatctacttatttatttttatttatttatttattttttgctttgttaccTAAGATTATATAAATGATTGAGAGTTTTCGCTTCTCGCTGTAAgcgcattgagaattttaaatgcgCTGACAAATgccttgctattattattattattattattattattattataagtttgTTTCGATGACCTGTATCACTTCCAAcgttgttttcatggcgtgtgtcgccttctaagttcattttcatggcgtgtgtcgccttcaaagtttgtattcatggcgtgtgtcgccttcaaagtttgtattcaagttcatggcgtgtgtcgccttcaaagtttgtgttcatggcgtgtgtcgcctccaagtttgtattcatggcgtgtgtcgccctcaaagttcgttttcatggcgtgtgtcgccctcaaagttcgttttcatggcgtgtgtcgccctcaaagttcgttttcatggcgtgtgtcgccctcaaagttcgttttcagggcgtgtgtcgccctcatagttcgttttcatggcctgtgtcgccctcaaagtttgttttcatgacGTGTGTCGCCGTCAACTTTGTAtccatggcgtgtgtcgccatcAAGTTAGTCTTCGTGGCGTGTGTCACCGTTTGAACTAGTTTTTGGCGTGTGtttccttcaaagtttgttttcatggcgtgtgtcgcgtTCAATTTGGTCTTCATAGCGTGTGTCGCCATTCGAACTAGTTTTTGGCGTGTGTCGCCgtctaagtttgttttcatggtgtgTTCCCTTAcaagtttgtttccatggcgtGGGTCGCGTTCAATTTAAtcttcatggcgtgtgtcgccgtTTGAATTAGTTtttggcgtgtgtcgcctcctaAGTTTCTTTCcttggcgtgtgtcgccttccaAGGTTGTTTTTCAAGGCGTGTGTCGCTTCcttagtttgttttcatggcgtctgTCGCCTGTTGCACCAGTTTGTTCGCCTGTGTCGCCTTCTACGTTTGGTTTTCATAACGGGTGTCGCCGTACAGTTAATTTGCACGGCTTGTGTCGCCTTCAGGTTAGTTTCTGTGGCATCTGTCGCCTTCGAGATGGTCCTCTTGGCGTTGTCGCCGTTCGATCTagctttcatggcgtgtgtcgcccttaAGCTAGTTTTAATAGTATGTGTGGCCTTTTCAGAATTTTTATGCAATAGTGTTTCCCTCCGGGTTCTTTTCATGGCGTGTTATCTGCCAAGTTAGTTCGACTTTCCTTGCGTGTAGCCTTCAAGTTAGTTTCAAATGTGTGGGTCGCATTCAAGTTAGagttcatggcgtgtgtcgctttTTGAAGTAGTTTTTTATGCCGCGTATCGCCTCCCAATTGCAAGTTTATTTTCATGGCCTTAATCACCTCCGAGTCTCTTTTCATAGCATATGTCGCCTTTAGAAGGTTTCATAGCGTGTGTCACCTTCGAGTCTGTTTTCTTTGTGTGTCACCTTTTGGTGGCACGTCTCACCtcgaagtttgttttcattgggtGTGCGGTGGCGTGTGTTGCCTTCAAGCTAGATAGCGTTCACCAGTAATTGAACAACGTAGAAGCTTTTGTTTATTCCAGCTGATTTCTGCACGTTTGCTCCTCTTAATTTAACGCGAGTTTTCCGCAAAGGTTGCCTTTACGTTGGGTCTTTCCCACTTATCGGTTCTTaagtcaattttcaacaaacatAGTCAACCCTCAAGTTATACGAACCATATGAGTTGTTCAGTTCTATGACGTGTGCCACGCTGTCTTATAGTTTACTATATACTATATTTTTGTGTTTGGACATGGGGTGTGCTTTATTTTACTCCGggattttttctttagggcACTTCCGCTACCAATTTGGTCGATCTGGGACGGGTTTTCTAAATAACACTCGATACTCTGTCGGTGACGGAGTCCCTGGATCGGCCTAGTTGGTGGCTCCCCTTTTCCGTACCTGTTTGCTTTCGTAGTTTTTTACTTCCCCTTTGCCTTGCTCGTTCTAGGTGTCTCCTAAATTATTCTGACCTTCCGTTTAAGAGAGCTCAGGAATCTGTTAGGCCCACTCCCATTTGGTGTATCTGGAAAGGGGAGGCTGCCAGCAGGGCCGGTCCACCCCCGTCTACCTGGAGGGTGGGGTCCGGAAAGCCCCACGCCTCTCCTGATCGTCTTTATCTTCATGACCCCTTGTTTTTCATCCCAGGTTCCACCCACCACAGCCTTCCTATGTCGTCGGAGATCCTACACGATTTCCCCAACCGTTCAACGCCGGTTTCTTCGCTACCTGGAGTTTGGTGTGGATGTAAAAGGGTTTTCCATTAAGTTTGAGGGTacttttcatggtcaactttaTGGCAGCCCTTTACCCCCTCGCCCAGGGCTCTATTAAAGAGAAGGATAATAAATCCCATTAAGATTCGTTAGGGGCCGTGTTGCGAGCTCGTAATAATGTCGAAGGACTTCCCTCGCTTTCCCTTAAAACATTGCATCTATCCACCCACCTTAAATTGAGCTTCTGAGATTGGGAGGAATGTGGGTCCTTTAAGGTATATGTTGGGTTATTTGCGGCAACTTGTGCTTGGgtaagaaattattttcgccCATATCTTAGTATCTCCGCGTGTGCCATAGAGGTGCAGCATAGCAATGAAAATTCTACTACGATTTGCTGCTCGTCGGGGACTGCCTCGCGAATTGAATTCAGTAAGGCGGGCAACGCTATGTAAATGAACATTGGCGTCATCGGAGAGACCAAACGTGTCATCAGCCCGTGAGTCGAAATGCGAACGAAGGTCGTCCTCAAGCCTTCGAATAAAAGAGGAACCTAATACAAGAACCGAAGGGACAGAAAAAGCCCTGGAAACGAACCCAAGACCAGAACAATCGGAGAAGAAAGGGTGATACCGAGATCCGAAAACAAGAAAGCAATGAACTGCAACAAACGATCCGCACAGCGACCGAAATTAGCAGCAATTAATAAACAAGAAGCTCGAAGCGAAAAGCACAATACTACCGCAAAAATAGGGGAACAAATTGACGATGAGATAGCGGTAAGAATGAAAACGTATAAAACTTACCTCGCAAAAGTCAAAAAGTCAAAAGAAGCTTCTAACTCCGAGCAAAAGAGACGAATGGCGAGCACATGGCTTTCGAGTTCTTGAGGAATATATTCGTCTTCACTTCCAGCAATGTCATCTTGATCCGTCAGCTGTTGTTATTATACCCGTAAAACTAAAATGGAAGCAACATGGCTGGAGGTTTATGAGAAGTGATTACTTCACAGCCAGATGTCTCTGAAAGTTTAAGATTTCATGAAGCAATTAATTACTAGGGACAAAAGTTTCAAACTACCCTTTGACCGATGAAACAGTAAATGGGCTGTTCAACAGCTCAATCGaagatttctttttcaatggAGCTTTCTCCCTTGCCATAGGCGGTTTTATTAACCGTTGTAGAAATGTGTAATCGAGCAGACTTTCCTGACTGAAAAAGTGGTTTTTGTCCTTAACCTTTGTTCCTTAATTTTGGAATTCTTTTAAAGCGGCCGTGTATAGCGGGGAACACTACGTGAACCGCTTTTCCTTTCTGAATAGTCCTCAGCGTGTGCTTAAAGTTCagaatttgcatttaaatttgCAGGTAGTGCTTCTATCATATTATTCCTTTCAATTGAGAGTACACCACTAAATTTACAACCATCTTAATTAAATTATCAATTGCTACAAGATGATGGCAGATAACACGTCCGCCTCTTCTCGGTTTTAAGGGAGGGTAACTATTTTTAATGGCAACAACAGTCCAACGAGGATATTAAGGTGAATGTAAAACACATTCATCAGGGTATTTGGAGTTTTTGAAAAGCAATTCATGaaaattttcaattaatttcatCTACATTAACCCCATCCTTTTTGCCGTACCCACCGATTCAAATATATAggttcaaaattattttaaattgatgaTCTGCTCCTTAACTTTCAATAGTTtaatgttaaaatattttaaccAATACTAGCACGATGTTTAATGTATTTActtaaaaagagagagagaaattaTCATATATATTCGCATTAACAGCTTCTTAAAGCAGGTCATTTCCAAGTATCGCAAACCCACTTCTTAGCTAAAAGGAGTCAAAAGGTCAATCACAGTCCACTTTCATTATCTCAGTTGTCTATTCTAGAGTTTTTGGATTCAAATTCTGCTCTAGCGGATCTATTCGGTAGAACAAAGGCGTCGCCTTTTGATAAGTCTTCATGATATGGATCAACTCTTCTTCGTCGAAACCTCGCAATACAAACCCGGGGACTTTTGATATCGACCGATATCTGCGCACGCAGTTGGGAGGCGCCGATACGCGAGTGTCCAGAGGTTCCCGTAGCTCTCTCAGGATGAAATGTTGAAGGACCCTTGCAGCAGCAACTGTAAAGTAGGCGCTTACTACCCGTGCGATATTCTTTGTTCAATATCAAGTATATGCATGGATTGAATGCACTGATGGCGTATGAGAAAAATACAGCAATAAAGTCGATATCTCTGGGAAGGCCACAGTTGAAATAGATCTCATTGTAAGACGATAAAAAGAAGGTTACGTGATAAGGAAGCCAACAGAGCGCGAAGCAAACAACTATTGAAATGAACACCTTTAATGCCTTTCGCCGGCTTCTTGAGTAGGCTTCAGTTGTCGCTGTGGAACGGTTACCAGGAACTCTTCTTCGCCAAATCTTAAAGATGACCAAACTGTACAAAAACGATATGACAGTTAATGGAAACACGTAAAACAACACGAAGAGGATGATCGTGTAGTCTGTGTGCGCATTAACAGGATCAAATGGGGAAGGCCAAGCTTCGAGGCACAGGAGCTCACCACTTATTTCCACCATGTTGTTGGCAACGAACATTGGAGCGCTTGACACGACAGGTAACAGCCAAGTTAACAAAATAAGTACTCTGGACAGCTTTTGCGACATAATCCTTTTGAATGGAAGGCAGATCGCAAAATATCTATCCAAAGAAATTGCCAACAAACTAAGCACGGAGCAAAAAGCACAAACTTGCTGGAGAAATGGCCAAAACTTGCACATGAGGACACCCACTTCACCAGGAAACCACTGGTCTGTATTTCGTATCTCGACGATTACAGATTCAGGCATGTTGATGACCGTGGTCATCAGGTCTGCAATGGCCATGTTGATAACAAAGCTGTATGCTATTGTTCTCAAATTCCTATTCCGTCTACTCACTGTTATCACCAATATATTCCCCACCAAGGAGGCAATGATTATCACAATCAATGCAGTTATCTTGCTCACATTTTCGAGTGGGGTCACTTGTTTCGCCGGAGGACAACTGTCCAGCAAGTAATCATTCTCTTTTTCGCCAGGAAAGGAATCAGTATCATTGGTGATATTACTAGTCATGTCCATGAAGCTTGACCAGGAAAAACCActtctgaaagaaacaaaagtgaGTGCATGTATGAATGCAAGGAAGCCAAAGCACAAATCACGCTCTATAAGtgtaaatatattttattttgcaggTTACTGACTGAGAGAAAAGCTTACTTGTATATATGGGCTTGAAATGACGAATAGCACTGCTCATTTCCAGCATTTTAGAGTGCAACACAACAGGGCAAATGTAATTCTAAGGATCAGATCGAAGGGACGGGGTACTCCGGCAGCGGGGTCGGAGACATCTGCAAACAGCTTGTTTTGAAACGCCAATTTACATGGATTTTTTCGCTCGAAAAATTTCGCATTAGGCACCAAAATGTTCAGTACATCCTAGCATTTCTCGATCTACTTCGGCATCTAAGAAAACGTATTCTTTAAATGAGTTGGTGCCGGTTACTAGTGATGACCACGCGCTCACAGTCCAGTCACGGCTTCTATCaattaaaacatttttcaagGTGCGGTTtacatggttttttttttcagttttcggatatattttatcatttctaGATAGAGTAATAGTCAAATCACCTAAATCTACCTTAACATCTCAAGAAACTAGCCTATAACtttgttaaatttttattttcccgAATAAGTTCCCCTTATTTTAAGATTATGGAGCTATTCTTCGGGGCCTGGAgacgaaaagaaaaatttgaagcaaatcaGTCACCCAATTCTTTGCCATGAAATGGAGTAAATATTACAAACGTGGTCTTTTTGTAATTTCCATAAGCTGTCCACTGTCTATCACCAGCGAATTTTCATCAATCGTTTGCCTGGA
The nucleotide sequence above comes from Acropora muricata isolate sample 2 chromosome 12, ASM3666990v1, whole genome shotgun sequence. Encoded proteins:
- the LOC136893244 gene encoding substance-K receptor-like, which gives rise to MDMTSNITNDTDSFPGEKENDYLLDSCPPAKQVTPLENVSKITALIVIIIASLVGNILVITVSRRNRNLRTIAYSFVINMAIADLMTTVINMPESVIVEIRNTDQWFPGEVGVLMCKFWPFLQQVCAFCSVLSLLAISLDRYFAICLPFKRIMSQKLSRVLILLTWLLPVVSSAPMFVANNMVEISGELLCLEAWPSPFDPVNAHTDYTIILFVLFYVFPLTVISFLYSLVIFKIWRRRVPGNRSTATTEAYSRSRRKALKVFISIVVCFALCWLPYHVTFFLSSYNEIYFNCGLPRDIDFIAVFFSYAISAFNPCIYLILNKEYRTGSKRLLYSCCCKGPSTFHPERATGTSGHSRIGASQLRAQISVDIKSPRVCIARFRRRRVDPYHEDLSKGDAFVLPNRSARAEFESKNSRIDN